A genomic window from Emys orbicularis isolate rEmyOrb1 chromosome 8, rEmyOrb1.hap1, whole genome shotgun sequence includes:
- the SPINK1 gene encoding serine protease inhibitor Kazal-type 1, with the protein MKATGLFLLLGVGLCCCSANAEPDGASDEGKEPDCGRYILPACPKILDPVCGTDNLTYPNECELCTKNLKRQTNIRIKRRGMC; encoded by the exons ATGAAGGCAACtggcctcttcctgctccttggTGTGGGGCTTTgctgctgctcag CCAATGCTGAACCGGATGGTGCTTCTGACGAAGGGAAAGAG CCTGATTGTGGCAGGTATATACTTCCGGCCTGCCCCAAAATCTTGGATCCTGTATGTGGCACCGACAATTTGACGTATCCCAATGAGTGTGAGTTGTGTACTAAGAACCT GAAAAGGCAAACTAACATTCGCATAAAGAGGAGAGGAATGTGCTGA
- the LOC135882125 gene encoding secretoglobin family 3A member 2-like, protein MKLTVVFTLVTLALCCYSASALLVDNLLPNVVPNVVSVPVGVLTDLVTGVQGCVNELTPKALSALNRVLGILGILNVLG, encoded by the exons ATGAAGCTGACAGTTGTCTTCACGCTTGTCACCCTGGCGCTTTGCTGCTACTCAG CTTCTGCTCTTCTGGTTGACAATCTTCTGCCAAATGTGGTGCCAAACGTGGTTTCCGTTCCTGTCGGCGTCCTCACTGACCTGGTTACAGGGGTACAGGGCTGTGTGAACGAGCTCACCCCCAAAGCTCTGTCTGCCCTTAATAGGGTGCTG GGTATTCTGGGTATCCTGAACGTCCTGGGGTAA
- the LOC135882123 gene encoding secretoglobin family 3A member 2-like, producing the protein MKLTVVFTLVTLALCCYSASALLVDNLLPNVVPNVVPNVVSVPVGVLTDLIGGVQGCVNELTPKALSALNRVLGILGILNVLG; encoded by the exons ATGAAGCTGACAGTTGTCTTCACGCTTGTCACCCTGGCGCTTTGCTGCTACTCAG CTTCTGCTCTTCTGGTTGACAATCTTCTGCCAAATGTGGTGCCAAACGTGGTGCCAAACGTGGTTTCCGTTCCTGTCGGCGTCCTCACTGACCTGATTGGAGGGGTACAGGGCTGTGTGAACGAGCTCACCCCCAAAGCGCTGTCTGCCCTTAATAGGGTGCTG GGTATCCTGGGTATACTGAACGTCCTGGGGTAA